A window of Polaromonas hydrogenivorans contains these coding sequences:
- a CDS encoding MlaD family protein, with protein sequence MSSPSGSPPPLLPPVGQAQARSAPVPGSAAPENIANLELKARLLLLFMLLLVCGSALYVLYARGAFESTQRLVLMAEDSEGVVVGMDITFAGFPIGRVRRIELAEDGKARILVDVAEKDAHWLRTSSVFTLVKGIVGGPNIRAYTGLLNDPPLPDGAERAVLQGDASAEIPKVISAAKDLIDNLNSLTGSSGSVGTSLANLQVLTGRLNGPGGALTVLLGSEAEAKKFSATLDRANALLAKLDGMAAKTDTQVFGDKGVLPETRATVVQLNAMLGEARTSLKKVDAILMDAQAVTANAKDATSDLSALRGDVEASLRKVEGLVSEINRKWPFARDAEMKLP encoded by the coding sequence ATGAGTTCACCTTCCGGTTCACCGCCCCCTTTGCTGCCGCCCGTTGGTCAGGCTCAAGCGCGGTCCGCGCCCGTGCCCGGCAGTGCCGCGCCCGAAAACATCGCCAACCTGGAACTCAAGGCCAGGCTGCTGCTGCTGTTCATGCTGCTGCTGGTGTGCGGCTCGGCCCTGTATGTGCTGTATGCGCGCGGCGCCTTTGAATCGACCCAGCGTCTGGTGCTGATGGCCGAGGATTCCGAAGGCGTGGTGGTCGGCATGGACATCACGTTTGCCGGATTTCCCATCGGCCGGGTGCGGCGCATCGAACTGGCCGAGGACGGCAAGGCGCGCATCCTGGTCGATGTGGCCGAGAAGGACGCGCACTGGCTGCGCACCAGCAGCGTTTTCACGCTGGTCAAGGGCATCGTGGGCGGCCCGAACATCCGCGCCTACACCGGGCTGCTGAATGATCCGCCGCTGCCCGACGGTGCGGAGCGAGCTGTGCTGCAGGGCGATGCCAGCGCGGAAATTCCCAAGGTGATTTCCGCCGCCAAGGACCTGATCGACAACCTGAACAGCCTGACGGGCAGCAGCGGCTCGGTCGGCACCAGCCTGGCCAATTTGCAAGTGTTGACCGGCCGGCTCAACGGACCTGGCGGCGCGTTGACCGTGCTGCTGGGCAGCGAAGCAGAAGCCAAAAAGTTTTCCGCCACGCTGGACCGCGCCAATGCCTTGCTGGCCAAGCTCGACGGCATGGCCGCCAAGACCGATACCCAGGTGTTTGGCGACAAGGGCGTGCTGCCCGAGACGCGTGCCACCGTCGTGCAGCTCAATGCCATGCTCGGCGAGGCGCGCACCAGCCTGAAGAAGGTCGATGCCATTTTGATGGATGCGCAGGCCGTTACCGCGAATGCCAAGGACGCCACGTCCGACCTGAGCGCCTTGCGGGGCGACGTGGAAGCCAGCCTGCGAAAAGTTGAAGGCCTGGTCAGCGAGATCAACCGAAAATGGCCGTTTGCCCGCGATGCGGAGATGAAGCTGCCGTGA
- a CDS encoding MlaE family ABC transporter permease, whose translation MTPSASWHRRLTRTGQAAQQWFIEWWQLIHLGAVILVLTLSPSSYRRENRLVLGRHIYMSTAPILLGFSLLCALVTVVLTRIVMVTALSYGLSQYALQVVIRVLVLELIPLSAALFVALRCTIPDGAELTAMQASGELDELRRQGVEPISREVLPRVVAGMFSGITLAALSCVVAVMVAYVAVYGFAVSGLAIYTRLFGQVFTPAVTLIFVLKTVFFCLAVSLIPMASALYGMRGASVRSSAEMRGLVRMFAVLLLVEVASLVGNYY comes from the coding sequence ATGACTCCATCCGCTAGCTGGCACCGCCGTCTGACACGAACCGGTCAGGCTGCGCAGCAGTGGTTCATTGAATGGTGGCAGCTGATCCACCTGGGCGCGGTCATCCTGGTGCTGACGCTCTCGCCATCGAGCTACCGGCGTGAAAACCGACTGGTGCTGGGCCGGCATATCTATATGAGCACGGCGCCCATCCTGCTGGGCTTTTCCCTGCTGTGCGCGCTGGTGACCGTGGTGCTCACGCGCATCGTGATGGTGACTGCGCTCAGTTATGGCCTGTCGCAGTATGCGCTGCAGGTCGTGATCCGGGTGCTGGTGCTGGAGCTGATTCCGCTGTCCGCCGCGCTGTTCGTGGCGTTGCGCTGCACGATTCCCGATGGGGCGGAACTCACCGCCATGCAGGCCAGCGGCGAGCTGGACGAGCTGCGCAGGCAGGGCGTCGAGCCGATAAGCCGCGAGGTGCTGCCGCGCGTGGTGGCCGGCATGTTTTCGGGCATCACGCTGGCCGCGCTCAGTTGCGTGGTGGCGGTGATGGTGGCGTATGTCGCGGTCTATGGATTTGCCGTGTCGGGGCTGGCGATCTATACGCGGCTGTTCGGGCAGGTGTTCACGCCGGCCGTCACGCTGATTTTTGTGTTGAAAACCGTGTTTTTCTGCCTGGCCGTGTCGCTGATCCCGATGGCTTCGGCCCTGTACGGAATGCGCGGCGCCAGCGTGCGCAGCAGCGCCGAAATGCGCGGACTGGTCCGCATGTTCGCGGTGTTGCTGCTGGTTGAAGTGGCTTCGCTGGTCGGCAACTATTATTGA
- a CDS encoding RcnB family protein, translated as MLLRSGRSFALVLAATLACTASFAEKPEWAGGGKGDKGGKHEQKAGNDHGNQHGNQQDNQRVEHAPSGQKSGNSPRAGNVRVGGYFGNQQRTVVRTYYGNEFKAGRCPPGLAKKHNGCMPPGQAKKYVVGQRLPRNVVYYPLPQRVVYQLGAPPSGYRYVRVSSDILLLAIGTSMVVDAIQNLSGY; from the coding sequence ATGTTGCTTCGCAGCGGTCGCAGCTTCGCCCTGGTGCTGGCCGCTACGCTGGCCTGTACCGCCAGCTTTGCCGAAAAGCCCGAATGGGCCGGCGGCGGCAAGGGCGACAAAGGCGGCAAGCATGAGCAGAAGGCCGGCAACGATCACGGCAACCAGCACGGCAACCAACAGGACAACCAGCGGGTTGAGCATGCTCCTTCGGGCCAAAAATCCGGCAACAGTCCACGGGCTGGCAATGTCAGGGTAGGCGGTTATTTCGGCAACCAGCAGCGCACGGTGGTTCGGACCTATTACGGCAACGAGTTCAAGGCCGGCCGCTGCCCTCCCGGCCTGGCCAAGAAACACAATGGCTGCATGCCTCCCGGACAGGCCAAAAAATATGTCGTGGGCCAGCGCTTGCCCCGCAATGTGGTCTATTACCCGCTGCCCCAGCGTGTTGTTTACCAGCTCGGCGCGCCGCCATCGGGCTACCGTTACGTCCGGGTGTCGTCCGACATCCTGCTGCTGGCCATCGGCACCAGCATGGTGGTCGATGCCATCCAGAACCTGAGCGGCTACTGA
- a CDS encoding C40 family peptidase codes for MRMIPPALVLTIFVLCTITAHATPASSGDDIDRLLADRGLLTKIGNVRQNVSQRASELVVNAMGFLGVPYKWGGTDADTGFDCSGFVVSVYQQSIGLLLPRKAEEQAAATQKIDQTDLQPGDLVFFNTMRRAFSHVGIYIGNGKFIHAPRTGAEVRVESMGGSYWQRRFDGARRVAAGAAEPVQAMPVAASFGDAASIR; via the coding sequence ATGCGAATGATTCCCCCTGCTCTCGTCCTGACTATTTTTGTACTTTGCACCATCACAGCCCACGCAACACCCGCCAGTTCTGGCGACGATATAGACAGGTTACTGGCCGATAGAGGTCTTTTAACGAAAATTGGCAATGTTCGCCAAAATGTCAGCCAAAGAGCCTCGGAACTGGTGGTCAACGCCATGGGATTCCTGGGAGTTCCCTATAAATGGGGCGGCACTGATGCCGACACCGGATTTGACTGCAGCGGTTTTGTCGTCTCGGTGTACCAGCAAAGCATCGGCTTGCTGTTGCCGCGCAAGGCCGAGGAGCAGGCGGCGGCCACCCAAAAAATAGACCAAACCGATTTGCAGCCCGGCGACCTGGTGTTTTTCAACACCATGCGGCGCGCCTTCAGCCATGTCGGCATTTATATCGGCAATGGCAAGTTCATCCATGCCCCCCGGACTGGCGCCGAAGTACGGGTTGAAAGCATGGGCGGCAGCTACTGGCAGCGCCGCTTTGATGGCGCCCGGCGCGTTGCGGCCGGTGCGGCAGAGCCGGTGCAGGCGATGCCTGTTGCCGCTTCTTTTGGCGACGCGGCCTCGATTCGCTAA
- a CDS encoding Hsp70 family protein: MSALAAPAAPVYACGIDFGTSNSTAGWSRPGQRALLALEEGKLTLPSVIFFHAEDAHVSYGRAALADYLEGHEGRLMRSLKSLLGTSMMDEYTEVAGRAMPFKELLAHFIGELKRRAEVAAGHEFTRAVLGRPVFFVDDDPVADQRAQDTLEAIARQAGLREIAFQYEPIAAAFDYESQISREELVLVVDIGGGTSDFTLIRVGPERAGRAERRDDILASGGVHIGGTDFDKALSLASMMPMLGLGSLLKSGREMPSAHYFNLATWHTINQAYTKKAWAQIAELHRDAADRPRLERLQSVVRERAGHWLALQVEEAKIALSNAEATDIDIGRISAGESVTLHRAGLDRAIDGLVTSVEQTVARLLSDAGITAAGIDTVFFTGGSSGVPLLRERVLALTPQARCVEGDLFGSIGAGLALDAQRKFA, from the coding sequence ATGAGCGCCCTGGCCGCGCCGGCTGCGCCCGTGTACGCCTGCGGAATTGACTTCGGAACCTCCAACTCCACCGCCGGCTGGAGCCGACCGGGGCAGCGCGCCCTGCTGGCGCTCGAAGAGGGCAAGCTGACGCTGCCTTCGGTGATCTTTTTTCATGCCGAAGACGCCCATGTCAGCTATGGCCGCGCGGCATTGGCCGACTACCTCGAAGGCCATGAAGGCCGGCTGATGCGCTCGCTGAAAAGTTTGCTCGGCACCTCGATGATGGACGAGTACACCGAAGTGGCGGGGCGTGCCATGCCGTTCAAGGAGTTGCTGGCGCATTTCATCGGCGAACTCAAGCGCCGGGCCGAAGTGGCGGCAGGGCATGAATTTACCCGCGCCGTGCTGGGCCGGCCGGTGTTTTTTGTCGATGACGACCCGGTGGCCGACCAGCGCGCCCAGGACACGCTGGAAGCCATTGCCCGCCAGGCCGGCCTGCGCGAGATCGCTTTCCAGTACGAGCCGATTGCCGCCGCGTTCGACTATGAGTCGCAGATTTCGCGTGAAGAACTGGTGCTGGTGGTTGACATTGGCGGCGGCACATCCGACTTCACCCTGATCCGCGTCGGTCCCGAGCGTGCCGGCCGGGCCGAGCGGCGCGACGACATCCTGGCCAGCGGCGGCGTGCATATCGGCGGCACCGACTTTGACAAGGCCCTGAGCCTGGCCAGCATGATGCCCATGCTGGGGCTGGGCAGCCTGCTGAAAAGCGGGCGCGAAATGCCGTCGGCCCATTACTTCAACCTGGCGACCTGGCACACCATCAACCAGGCCTATACCAAAAAGGCATGGGCGCAGATTGCCGAGCTGCACCGCGACGCCGCTGACCGGCCCCGGCTGGAACGGCTGCAAAGCGTGGTCCGCGAACGCGCCGGTCACTGGCTGGCGCTGCAGGTTGAAGAGGCCAAGATTGCCCTGTCCAATGCCGAGGCGACGGACATCGACATCGGCCGCATTTCAGCCGGCGAAAGCGTGACGCTGCACCGTGCCGGGCTGGACCGGGCGATTGACGGGCTGGTGACTTCGGTCGAGCAGACGGTTGCCCGTCTTCTGAGCGATGCGGGAATCACCGCAGCCGGCATTGACACCGTGTTTTTCACCGGCGGCTCCAGCGGCGTGCCCTTGCTGCGCGAGCGGGTGCTGGCGCTGACGCCGCAGGCTAGGTGCGTCGAAGGCGATTTGTTCGGCAGCATCGGCGCCGGGCTGGCGCTGGATGCGCAGCGAAAATTCGCTTGA
- a CDS encoding VOC family protein, with the protein MAIQLNHTIVSSRDPQASAAFLADILGCAAPVLFGPFHGVELDNGVTLDFLQSDGHITRQHYAFLVSEDEFEVIFGRIRERTLPYWADPGHQQPGRINHRDGGRGVYWNDPDGHYLEILTRPYGSGGSGE; encoded by the coding sequence ATGGCCATTCAACTGAACCACACCATCGTATCAAGCCGTGATCCGCAGGCTTCGGCGGCATTCCTGGCCGACATCCTGGGCTGCGCCGCGCCGGTACTGTTCGGCCCGTTCCACGGCGTGGAACTGGACAACGGCGTCACCCTGGACTTCCTGCAGTCCGATGGCCACATCACCCGGCAGCATTACGCTTTTCTTGTCAGCGAAGACGAATTCGAGGTGATTTTCGGCCGCATCCGGGAACGCACCCTGCCCTACTGGGCCGACCCTGGCCATCAGCAGCCCGGCAGGATCAACCACAGGGACGGCGGGCGCGGCGTTTACTGGAACGATCCGGATGGCCACTATCTTGAAATCCTCACCCGCCCCTACGGCAGTGGCGGCAGTGGCGAATAA
- a CDS encoding DUF2721 domain-containing protein: MNFATDLAGVTHGIQLAVAPVFLLTAVSGMISAVAGRLARIIDRARFLEGRLESGAVEQMRAAKIYDELNRLRHRGWLVNGCLALLTFCAILIGSTIILLFLGETSELPIFKIATVCFLGGVVCFLSALVCFLAETLLATHLLKFAELPAAPNQQIIHEK, from the coding sequence ATGAATTTTGCGACCGACCTTGCGGGCGTGACCCACGGCATACAACTGGCGGTCGCCCCGGTGTTTTTGCTGACGGCCGTTTCCGGGATGATCAGCGCGGTGGCCGGCCGCCTGGCCCGGATCATCGACCGCGCACGGTTTCTGGAAGGCCGGCTTGAAAGCGGTGCTGTCGAGCAGATGCGGGCTGCCAAAATCTATGACGAATTGAACCGGCTCAGGCACCGGGGCTGGCTGGTCAACGGTTGCCTGGCCTTGCTGACGTTTTGCGCCATCCTGATCGGCAGCACCATCATCCTGCTGTTCCTGGGCGAAACCAGCGAATTGCCGATTTTCAAGATCGCCACGGTGTGCTTTCTGGGGGGCGTCGTCTGCTTTTTATCGGCGCTGGTTTGTTTCCTGGCCGAAACCCTGCTGGCCACCCATCTGCTCAAGTTTGCCGAACTGCCGGCAGCGCCAAATCAGCAAATCATTCATGAAAAATAG
- a CDS encoding PQQ-dependent sugar dehydrogenase, with the protein MLFDPGRRLLPAIIAVASSLLAPFTQAQEVRPEIVASGLQNPWGLAFLPDGRFLVTERVGRLRVVEADGKLAAAVAGLPGIAAGGQGGLLDVMTDSDFARNRTLYFCYSEPAATGRANSTALARATLSADSARLENLRVIFSQKPKVASTAHFGCRIVESRAPGANGQPDGKLFLTLGERFSRKEDAQKLDNHHGKVVRINKDGSVPQDNPFVGKAGALPEIWSYGHRNSQGATLAPDGTFWMHEHGPQGGDEINLPKPGANYGWPEITYGENYGGGKIGEGLSRKAGMEQPLHYWVPSIAPSGMAFLTSERYGKAWQGNLFVGALKFSYLDRIELSEPFGGKVVRENKLLTEAGERIRDVRQGPDGLLYVLTDSTDGKLIRLLPVQAGR; encoded by the coding sequence ATGCTTTTCGACCCAGGCCGGCGATTGCTGCCCGCCATCATTGCCGTGGCGTCAAGCCTGTTGGCTCCTTTCACCCAGGCACAGGAAGTGCGCCCTGAAATCGTGGCGTCGGGATTGCAAAACCCGTGGGGCCTGGCATTTTTGCCCGACGGGCGATTCCTGGTTACCGAACGCGTGGGCCGGCTGCGGGTGGTGGAAGCGGATGGCAAACTGGCCGCCGCTGTTGCCGGGCTGCCCGGGATTGCGGCTGGCGGGCAGGGCGGCTTGCTCGATGTGATGACGGACAGTGACTTTGCCCGCAACCGCACCCTGTATTTCTGTTACTCGGAGCCTGCCGCGACCGGCAGGGCCAACAGCACAGCGCTGGCGCGCGCCACCTTGAGCGCGGACAGTGCCCGGCTGGAGAATCTCAGGGTGATCTTCAGCCAGAAACCCAAGGTTGCCAGCACCGCCCATTTTGGCTGCCGGATTGTTGAAAGCCGCGCGCCCGGCGCCAATGGCCAGCCCGACGGCAAGCTGTTCCTGACCCTGGGCGAGCGCTTTTCGCGCAAGGAAGATGCGCAAAAGCTCGACAACCACCATGGCAAGGTCGTTCGCATCAACAAGGATGGCTCCGTGCCGCAGGACAATCCGTTTGTCGGGAAGGCCGGTGCGCTGCCTGAAATCTGGAGCTATGGGCACCGCAATTCCCAGGGCGCCACGCTGGCGCCCGACGGCACCTTCTGGATGCATGAACACGGGCCGCAGGGCGGCGACGAAATCAACCTGCCCAAGCCGGGCGCCAACTACGGCTGGCCGGAAATCACCTATGGTGAAAACTATGGCGGTGGCAAGATCGGCGAAGGCTTGAGCCGCAAGGCCGGAATGGAGCAGCCGCTGCATTACTGGGTGCCGTCCATTGCGCCTTCGGGCATGGCTTTCCTGACCAGCGAGCGCTACGGCAAGGCGTGGCAGGGCAACCTGTTCGTCGGGGCGCTCAAGTTTTCCTACCTGGACCGGATTGAACTCTCTGAGCCTTTCGGCGGCAAAGTGGTGCGGGAAAACAAGCTGCTGACCGAGGCCGGCGAGCGTATCCGCGATGTCCGGCAAGGCCCGGACGGCCTGCTTTATGTGCTGACCGACAGCACCGATGGCAAGCTCATCCGTTTGCTGCCAGTTCAGGCCGGCAGATAA
- a CDS encoding phasin family protein, translated as MSTKTKETSSRREVSDSDKSFSNLFSELGRHQLALVVEGTSALCRSSEALRKIQQDAAHEASVFHEETAQKLFTPCQPADLMAIQSELMRFCLQSSGKYWQQLVAQAMQTQVEMMRSVSQVLKIEKDTGMKSPLEVLQAAMPPLASSLFPMTAHVPDGQAWHS; from the coding sequence ATGAGCACGAAAACGAAGGAAACCTCTAGCCGGCGCGAGGTTTCAGACAGCGATAAATCTTTCTCCAATCTATTTTCCGAGCTTGGCCGCCATCAGCTTGCCCTGGTGGTTGAAGGGACCAGCGCGCTGTGCCGCAGCAGCGAAGCCCTGCGAAAAATCCAGCAGGATGCAGCGCATGAGGCGTCGGTCTTTCATGAAGAGACGGCCCAAAAGCTGTTTACCCCCTGCCAGCCCGCCGACCTGATGGCGATCCAGTCCGAACTCATGCGCTTTTGCCTGCAAAGCTCAGGCAAATACTGGCAGCAACTTGTCGCGCAAGCGATGCAGACGCAAGTAGAAATGATGAGGAGCGTGAGCCAGGTGCTGAAGATCGAAAAAGACACCGGCATGAAGTCACCGCTGGAAGTCCTTCAGGCGGCCATGCCACCGCTGGCCAGCAGTTTGTTCCCCATGACTGCCCATGTTCCGGACGGGCAGGCCTGGCACTCCTGA
- a CDS encoding ABC transporter ATP-binding protein/permease — MNTPQEPGFNARLWQRFATIARPYWFSDERWRARGMLVLLVFLLLGQTAFNVLFNQETGEFTSALAARDADRFWASIWRYTAILVAAVPIYALYYYVRDTLGLRWRRWLTDRFLARYFHQRAYYRLGTDAGIDNPDQRISEDINSFTQQSLYFSMIVLGSVLQLVAFSAVLWSISQGLVFFLIGYALFSTVFTGAVFGKRLIGLNFRQLQREADFRFSLVRVREHAEPIAFHDGEAREMSALQRIFALAYANYQQVLRWQFKLNLFQYAHGFLTIVLPTVIIANDVLSGRLEVGRAIQAAGAFAAILSALTVIVEHFEGLSRFSAGVERLHAFSQALGAEAGTPGGAADDAFQKIHTVHGFELSLERLTILTPGREHLLLQEVTLAVNPGEGLLIVGPSGTGKSSLLRVIAGLWTTGSGEVTRPAGSDMLFMPQQPYLPLGDLRCQLTYPHTERDISDEELLQWLAQVNLPALAERFGGLGAELDWARVLSVGEQQRLAFARALLAKPRYLLLDEATSALDASNEELLYGQLAGLSITPVSISHHAAVLKHHAWVLELPGDGSWTLHAAKSYRWGS, encoded by the coding sequence ATGAACACCCCACAAGAACCCGGTTTCAACGCTCGCCTGTGGCAACGCTTCGCCACGATTGCGCGGCCCTACTGGTTCTCGGATGAACGCTGGCGTGCCCGGGGCATGCTGGTCCTGCTGGTCTTTCTGCTGCTGGGGCAGACTGCCTTCAACGTGCTGTTCAACCAGGAAACGGGCGAATTCACCTCGGCCCTGGCGGCGCGCGATGCCGACCGTTTCTGGGCCTCGATCTGGCGCTACACGGCCATCCTCGTGGCGGCGGTGCCGATTTACGCGCTGTATTACTACGTGCGCGACACGCTCGGGCTGCGCTGGCGGCGCTGGCTGACGGACCGCTTCTTGGCGCGCTATTTTCACCAGCGCGCCTATTACCGGCTCGGCACCGACGCCGGCATCGACAACCCCGACCAGCGCATTTCCGAAGACATCAACTCCTTCACCCAGCAGTCGCTGTATTTCTCGATGATCGTGCTGGGCTCGGTGCTCCAGCTGGTCGCCTTTTCGGCCGTGCTGTGGTCGATCTCGCAGGGTCTGGTTTTTTTCCTGATCGGCTATGCGCTGTTCAGCACCGTGTTCACCGGCGCGGTGTTCGGCAAGCGGCTGATCGGGCTGAACTTTCGCCAGCTGCAGCGCGAGGCCGACTTTCGCTTCAGCCTGGTGCGGGTGCGCGAACATGCCGAGCCGATTGCCTTTCACGATGGCGAGGCGCGCGAAATGTCGGCGCTGCAACGCATCTTCGCGCTGGCCTACGCCAACTACCAGCAGGTGCTGCGCTGGCAGTTCAAGCTCAACCTGTTCCAGTACGCGCATGGTTTCCTGACCATCGTGCTGCCGACGGTGATCATTGCCAATGATGTGCTGTCGGGGCGCCTGGAGGTTGGCCGGGCGATACAGGCCGCGGGCGCCTTTGCCGCCATCCTGAGCGCGCTGACCGTGATCGTCGAACATTTCGAAGGCCTGAGCCGCTTTTCAGCCGGCGTCGAGCGGCTGCATGCCTTTTCGCAAGCGCTGGGTGCCGAAGCCGGCACGCCCGGCGGCGCTGCCGATGATGCCTTCCAGAAAATTCATACGGTGCATGGTTTTGAGTTAAGCCTTGAACGGCTGACGATACTCACGCCCGGGCGGGAGCACCTGCTGCTCCAGGAGGTCACGCTGGCCGTCAATCCGGGCGAGGGGCTGCTGATTGTCGGACCCAGCGGCACCGGCAAGAGTTCGCTGCTGCGGGTGATTGCCGGGCTGTGGACCACCGGCTCGGGCGAGGTGACGCGGCCGGCCGGGTCGGACATGCTGTTCATGCCCCAGCAGCCCTATCTGCCGCTGGGCGATCTGCGCTGCCAGCTGACCTATCCGCACACGGAGCGCGACATCTCGGACGAAGAGCTGCTGCAGTGGCTGGCGCAGGTGAACCTGCCAGCGCTGGCCGAGCGCTTCGGCGGCCTGGGTGCCGAGCTGGACTGGGCCAGGGTGCTGTCAGTCGGCGAGCAGCAGCGGCTGGCCTTTGCCCGGGCCTTGCTCGCCAAGCCGCGCTACCTGCTGCTTGACGAGGCCACCAGCGCGCTCGATGCGAGCAACGAGGAGCTTTTGTACGGCCAGCTGGCCGGCCTGTCGATCACCCCGGTCAGCATCAGCCACCACGCGGCGGTCCTGAAACACCACGCATGGGTGCTGGAGTTGCCCGGTGATGGCAGCTGGACGCTGCATGCGGCGAAGAGCTACCGCTGGGGATCCTGA
- a CDS encoding isochorismatase family protein, whose product MLLDADDSQLVLVDYQIRLMPVIFEHEVVVANALRLARMARIMEVPVWGTAQNPDKLGQNLPELQAAIDSAGGKTMAKMHFSAAAEGLVEWLRPPVRKAPSGGNARSLPKHMQKPPEPEEEGRSMIVIAGCEAHVCLMQTALELLEEEFDVWVVTDACSSRSERDRDAAFDRLAGNGAELVTTEMVAFEWARSCEHPAFREMLALVK is encoded by the coding sequence ATGCTGCTTGACGCCGATGACTCCCAACTCGTGCTGGTCGATTACCAGATTCGCCTGATGCCCGTCATTTTTGAACATGAAGTTGTCGTGGCCAATGCCCTGCGCCTGGCCCGCATGGCCCGGATCATGGAGGTGCCGGTCTGGGGCACGGCGCAAAACCCCGACAAGCTGGGCCAGAACCTGCCCGAGCTGCAGGCGGCGATTGATTCGGCCGGCGGCAAGACGATGGCCAAGATGCATTTCAGCGCCGCCGCCGAGGGCCTGGTCGAGTGGTTGCGCCCGCCCGTGCGCAAGGCGCCCAGCGGCGGCAATGCCCGCAGCCTGCCCAAGCATATGCAAAAACCCCCGGAACCCGAGGAAGAAGGCCGCAGCATGATCGTGATTGCCGGCTGCGAGGCGCACGTCTGCCTGATGCAGACCGCGCTCGAACTGCTGGAAGAAGAGTTCGACGTGTGGGTCGTCACCGATGCCTGCAGCTCCCGCAGCGAACGCGACCGCGACGCGGCGTTCGACCGGCTGGCCGGCAACGGCGCCGAGTTGGTGACGACGGAGATGGTGGCGTTTGAATGGGCGCGCAGCTGCGAACACCCGGCGTTCAGGGAAATGCTGGCCCTGGTGAAATAG
- a CDS encoding glutathione peroxidase: MLPNKEGQHVPQATFKTRQNDKWADVTSANLFDGKTVVVFSLPGAYTPTCSSTHLPRYNELANTLKAHGVDEVVCISVNDAFVMNEWGQAQEAENLTLIPDGNGEFTEGMGMLVDKSSLGFGKRSWRYSMLVKNGIVEKMFIEPEKEGDPFEVSDADTMLNYIAPDAKAPEPITVFTKPGCPFCARAKSLLREAGLRYEEISLGNGITSRSLYAVSGAGTAPQVFCGGQKIGGSEQLEAWLGQRGQ, encoded by the coding sequence ATGCTGCCCAACAAAGAAGGACAACACGTCCCTCAAGCCACCTTCAAGACCCGCCAGAACGACAAATGGGCTGATGTCACCAGCGCCAACCTGTTCGATGGCAAAACCGTCGTGGTCTTCTCGCTGCCCGGCGCGTACACGCCGACCTGCTCTTCAACCCATCTGCCGCGCTACAACGAACTGGCCAACACGCTCAAGGCCCACGGGGTCGATGAGGTGGTATGCATTTCGGTCAACGATGCCTTCGTGATGAACGAATGGGGCCAGGCGCAGGAAGCCGAAAACCTCACCCTGATTCCCGACGGCAACGGCGAATTCACCGAAGGCATGGGCATGCTGGTCGATAAAAGCAGCCTGGGCTTTGGCAAGCGCTCATGGCGCTATTCGATGCTGGTCAAAAACGGCATCGTTGAGAAAATGTTCATCGAGCCTGAAAAGGAAGGCGATCCGTTTGAAGTGTCGGACGCCGACACCATGCTCAACTACATCGCCCCTGATGCCAAGGCGCCCGAGCCGATCACGGTTTTCACCAAGCCCGGCTGCCCGTTCTGCGCCAGGGCCAAGTCTCTGCTCAGGGAAGCCGGCCTGCGCTATGAGGAAATCTCGCTGGGCAACGGCATCACTTCACGCAGCCTGTATGCCGTTTCAGGAGCGGGAACGGCGCCCCAGGTATTTTGCGGCGGCCAGAAAATTGGCGGCTCAGAACAGCTGGAAGCCTGGCTGGGCCAGCGCGGCCAATAG
- a CDS encoding DUF1810 domain-containing protein, translating to MNDPHHLQRFVLAQDPIYPQVCAELAAGAKASHWMWFVFPQLQALGRSSTAQFFGIASRDEALAYWQHPMLGPRLKACAELVLAVQGKTALQIFHSPDDLKFRSSMTLFAQVAPQEPVFDRALDKYFGGKGDARTLELLEVL from the coding sequence ATGAACGATCCTCATCATCTTCAGCGTTTTGTCCTGGCGCAAGACCCGATTTATCCGCAGGTCTGCGCCGAGTTGGCGGCCGGCGCCAAGGCCAGCCACTGGATGTGGTTTGTCTTTCCGCAACTGCAGGCGCTGGGCCGCAGCAGCACCGCGCAGTTTTTCGGCATCGCATCCCGGGACGAGGCACTGGCCTACTGGCAGCATCCCATGCTCGGGCCGAGGCTCAAGGCGTGCGCTGAACTCGTTTTGGCTGTCCAAGGCAAGACGGCGCTGCAGATTTTTCACTCGCCGGACGACCTCAAGTTCCGCTCGTCAATGACGCTGTTTGCGCAGGTGGCGCCGCAAGAACCGGTCTTTGACCGGGCACTGGACAAGTACTTCGGCGGAAAAGGCGATGCCAGGACGCTTGAGCTGCTGGAGGTTTTATAG